From the Carassius carassius chromosome 45, fCarCar2.1, whole genome shotgun sequence genome, one window contains:
- the myo18aa gene encoding unconventional myosin-XVIIIa isoform X1 — MFHLIKKDKDKEKDGIKKEKKEKKEKKERMSQAELKSLEEMSVRRGFFHIHRSSSKREAKGKLEISSPIPIKVVRNTELSLTDGDLRKLYTQGTITPAGSSDDIKMVQDIRQSSIKEQVLKYDSMTKQNSPVEQILKRFSFSMKSKDESPSGSTAPSGQNSTIPSPQVEVKVFNPPPLYTPHHPTSPAKSIQVPEIVDRTFPADLSLPAVAPPQIPAPRELEIQRRNTGDFGFSLRRTTMVDQRPDGSLYRKVVHFAEPGARNKDLTLGLVPGDRLVEINGRNVESKSRDEIVEMIRQSGDTVRLKVQPIVELSELSRCWLRNTRGPYHDVYEVKDENVPGAKSSNSDGENSMSQSQTAVSGSTERYRGEPSTALNPERPLTLDQRSSDSMNGRHGSVEPDTLTRRGLNLAHKAGSEEKPSTATSVPKTSRPLQAGSSVDGDALSVGLTSLMGRARTKEHRSRLRAAEHKETQEESKERTGESETPSEEPQPSTPAISPPPRLDPLAPPVGFLPSKPNPLTPAAGFLPVTKPDPFAPPAGFIPAPKPNPSAQLTPKPDPLVPPVGFVPTPKRDPFAPVAGFIPKPKVDPLAPPAGFIPVPRSIAVRKPEVKEVSKPSPAGKLPSQVSTIANQQGSPVMPTQGNQAKAAEDPVAILQAAHEAASLTKVKTEEQLAAEKAWYNTEKVWLVHKDGFSLATQLRTEMGSLPEGKVKIRLEHDGTVLEVDEDDVEKANPLSYDRVEDLSSLLYLNESSILHSLRQRYGGNLIHTYAGANLLVINPLNTPALYSEKVMQMFKGCRREETAPHIFAIAQSAYHQLLTTRQDQTIVLLGKSGSGKTTNCQHLLQYLVTIAAGSGKVYSAEKWQAVYTVLEAFGNCTTAMNVNASRFSHIVSLDFDQAGQVASASVQTMLLEKFRVTRRPEAETSFNVFYYLMAGADAALKTELHFNHFAGNSAFGLLPHSKSEDKQRAAQQFTKLQAAMKVLGISAEEQKTVWLILGAIYHLGAAGATKAGRKQFARHEWAQKAAYLLGCTLEELSSGIFKTQGKSTLPRSSSVRQSTDDTDSSVSKATAAECLEFMASGLYSELFTLIISLINRALKSSQHSLCSLLIVDTPGFQNPRQVKNQRGATFEELCHNYAQERLQTLFQERTFVQELERYKEENIEITLDDLEPSPSRSVAVVDQSSSQTLVRTLSRTDEARGLFWLMEEEVVQPGGSEETLLQRLFSYYGPAEGESTGHTVVLKSENTHHFLLGHSHGTDWVEYDTLGWLNLARLNPTPQNAANLLQNSQKKSISGMFVGRSSSVAVLSGSIAGLEGVSQLAMRRATSMRKTFTTGMAAVKKKSLCLQIKLQVDALLDTVRRSRVHFVHCLLPRAEVMRATGSPEESCDPGLMQIDVALLRAQIRGFKLLDSLRIYRQGYPDHMVFSEFRRRFDVLAPHLTKKLGRNYIVKDEKRAVEELLESLELEKSSYHMGLSRVFFRAGTVAKLEGQRDEHTRQNITLFQAACRGFLSRQAFKKRKIQDLAIRCVQKNIKKNRGVKDWPWWKLFTTVRPLVEVQLTEEQIRGKDEEIMHLKLKLEKVEKERNELRLTSDRLESRITELTAELSDERNTAESTSQLLETETSERLRLEKDMKDMQVKFDDVKKQMESMEMEIMEARLLQASEFNGEMDNDGDDSGGEWRLKYERAIRDTEFTKKKLQQEMDDKVETEQQNKRHLERKLTDLQADHEESQRSVQQLKKKCQRLAAELQDTKLHLENQEGRNHELERKQRKFDVEKNQFHEELQKERNQREKLGRERDMLTGELFTIRQQLQEKDTELCTVSLKVEQLESELQDLSSQESKEEASLAKVKKQLRDLEAKVKDQEEELDEQAGTIQMLEQAKLRLEMEMERLKQTHSKELDSKDEDVEDIRLSCSKKLKQMEVQLEEEYEDKQRVLREKRDLESKLMMAQEQKVGQRDVETEKRLRKDLKRTKVLLADAQMMLDHLKSNTPSKREIIALKNKLEESEFACAAAVKARKSMELEIEDLHIQMDDITKAKMALEEQISRLQREKNDLQSRFEEDQEDMNELMKKHKAAVAQSTRDLAQISDLQAQVEEAMKEKQEIQDKLHSLQSQLEFQEQSMVEKSLVSRQEAKIRELETKLEYERTQTKRLESLVTRLKENLEKMTEERDQRIGSENREKDQNKRMQRQIRDIKEEMTELSKKEAEASRKKHELEMDIESLEAANQSLQADLKLAFKRIGDLQAAMEDEMETDDDDDLINSLQDTVTKYQKRKNKTGDESDMDSEVEDRVDGVKSLLSKSKGSAKTLSDEGPQKTTRYTNAANADVKDIKEGKEGKEGKEEVKKDSDESRSLSVMSSLSYRKRSHQKDWNGGAGDDSSLFSALREQPDMPDRLSLRKAKSKSTERPQTGDDLDDRGSVISQAYSEAASRARKGLDRRWTKSSPEFDKESMVSSLAPSRASTRRGIDQDDDAQSGVSSFSLRRSTSWMDDSRSDYGPTSTSMSRRSRSRSPGSTSIGSRISLARSTRLSEFGVRLNNDGVDDDDDVDSVSVAAYSPHSVGRSLSTPAQLRSSENPLDTSDVKPVSHRNYLDPELEKAINEVLSFKPIKFKRRSLEDSGEEEEGGGDPGEEEDRKSIKSLLQDKDDEGLGLSGSSMRRSTSGFAVDSGRSGSSMSSFSSKSSKKKNKKKSRRSESDSSSNEGHTRRHSRQKEKRRSKSSRKKESGSSKSESDSESSSSSSASTVSYRSSNSVKRNPGQKDSDGGPESPDEERPPSKKEIKKQKKKVDSLVMKYLYKPDSD; from the exons ATGTTCCACTTGATCAAGAAAGATAAAGACAAGGAGAAGGATGGAATAAAAAaggagaagaaggagaagaaagagaaaaaagagcgAATGTCTCAAGCCGAGCTGAAGAGCCTAGAGGAAATGAGCGTGAGGAGAGGTTTCTTTCATATTCATCGAAGCAGCTCTAAACGGGAGGCCAAAGGAAAACTGGAGATTTCCAGCCCTATTCCCATCAAGGTGGTCCGAAACACAGAGCTCAGCCTGACAGACGGGGACCTTAGGAAACTCTATACTCAGGGTACCATAACACCTGCGGGCTCCAGTGATGACATTAAGATGGTCCAAGACATCCGCCAGTCATCCATCAAAGAACAGGTACTCAAATACGACTCCATGACGAAGCAGAATTCCCCAGTCGAACAAATCTTGAAGCGGTTTTCTTTCTCAATGAAGAGCAAAGATGAAAGCCCTTCAGGGTCAACTGCACCATCAGGGCAGAACTCCACCATTCCCTCACCCCAGGTAGAGGTCAAGGTCTTCAATCCCCCGCCTCTATATACACCTCACCATCCCACCAGCCCTGCAAAGAGCATCCAAGTCCCAGAGATAGTGGACCGAACGTTCCCAGCAGACTTGTCCTTGCCTGCTGTAGCACCTCCGCAAATTCCTGCACCAAGAGAGTTGGAAATTCAGCGCCGCAACACGGGCGATTTCGGTTTTTCCCTTCGTCGTACCACCATGGTGGACCAGCGGCCCGACGGGTCGCTCTACCGAAAGGTGGTCCACTTTGCCGAGCCTGGTGCTAGGAATAAGGACCTGACTCTGGGGCTGGTGCCAGGCGACCGTCTGGTAGAGATCAATGGGAGGAACGTGGAAAGTAAAAGCAGGGATGAGATCGTGGAGATGATCAGGCAGTCTGGAGACACAGTACGTCTGAAGGTGCAGCCCATCGTGGAGTTGAGTGAGCTGAGCCGCTGTTGGTTGAGGAACACCAGAGGCCCGTACCATGATGTTTACGAG GTGAAAGATGAAAATGTCCCAGGTGCAAAAAGTTCGAAT TCGGATGGTGAGAACAGTATGAGTCAGTCTCAGACAGCAGTAAGTGGCTCAACCGAACGATACCGGGGTGAACCATCAACAGCGTTGAATCCAGAGCGGCCACTGACTCTAGACCAGAGAAGCAGCGACTCCATGAACGGACGACATGGCAGCGTTGAGCCTGACACATTGACGAGGAGAGGACTGAACCTGGCTCACAAAGCAGGGTCAGAGGAAAAGCCTTCGACAGCCACTTCAGTCCCCAAAACAAGCCGTCCACTGCAAGCTGGCAGCTCTGTGGATGGAGATGCCCTCTCTGTTGGGTTGACCAGCCTAATGGGCCGTGCAAGGACTAAAGAGCATCGCTCTCGCTTGAGAGCTGCCGAACACAAAGAAACTCAAGAGGAAAGCAAAGAAAGGACTGGTGAAAGCGAGACCCCCTCAGAAGAACCCCAACCATCCACCCCTGCAATCAGTCCACCTCCTAGACTTGACCCTCTTGCCCCTCCGGTTGGCTTTTTACCTTCTAAGCCAAATCCTCTTACCCCTGCTGCTGGATTCCTTCCAGTCACCAAGCCTGATCCATTTGCTCCACCTGCTGGTTTCATTCCAGCTCCTAAACCAAATCCTTCTGCTCAACTTACACCCAAACCTGATCCTCTGGTACCGCCGGTGGGATTCGTTCCCACCCCAAAGCGAGACCCTTTTGCTCCGGTGGCAGGATTTATCCCCAAGCCTAAAGTTGATCCATTAGCACCCCCTGCAGGCTTTATTCCTGTACCACGGTCCATTGCTGTACGAAAGCCTGAG GTGAAGGAGGTTTCAAAACCTTCTCCTGCTGGAAAACTTCCATCCCAGGTTTCCACTATCGCCAACCAACAG GGATCTCCAGTGATGCCCACCCAAGGGAATCAG GCCAAAGCAGCTGAAGATCCTGTGGCTATCCTGCAGGCTGCACATGAAGCTGCCAGTCTGACTAAG GTGAAGACGGAGGAGCAGCTTGCTGCAGAGAAGGCCTGGTATAACACTGAGAAAGTCTGGCTTGTCCATAAAGATGGCTTCTCTTTGG CTACACAGCTCAGGACAGAGATGGGTTCTCTCCCAGAGGGGAAAGTGAAGATCAGATTGGAGCATGATGGGACAGTACTGGAAGTGGACGAGGATGATGTGGAGAAG gcaAATCCTCTATCATATGATCGGGTGGAGgatctctcctctcttctgtACCTCAACGAGTCCAGCATCCTTCACAGCCTTCGTCAGCGCTATGGTGGAAACCTCATTCACACCTATGCTGGGGCAAATCTTCTGGTGATCAATCCTCTCAACACCCCTGCCTTGTACTCAGAGAAG GTGATGCAGATGTTTAAAGGCTGCCGGAGGGAGGAAACAGCTCCTCACATTTTCGCTATTGCTCAGTCGgcatatcatcagctgctgacCACACGTCAGGATCAGACCATCGTGCTTCTGGGCAAGAGTGGCAGCGGAAAGACCACTAACTGCCAGCACCTGCTACAGTACCTGGTCACCATCGCAGCCGGCAGTGGCAAGGTGTACTCAG CTGAGAAATGGCAGGCGGTCTACACGGTTCTGGAGGCGTTCGGGAATTGCACCACAGCTATGAATGTGAACGCCAGTCGCTTCTCACACATAGTCTCTCTTGACTTCGACCAGGCAGGACAGGTGGCCTCTGCCTCTGTTCAG ACCATGTTGTTGGAGAAGTTCAGAGTGACCAGACGACCAGAAGCAGAAACAAGCTTCAATGTGTTTTACTATCTGATGGCTGGAGCAGATGCAGCTCTAAA GACTGAACTTCATTTTAATCACTTTGCTGGGAACAGTGCATTCGGGCTCCTCCCTCACTCGAAG TCCGAGGACAAGCAGAGAGCCGCTCAGCAGTTCACTAAGCTACAGGCTGCCATGAAGGTCCTGGGCATCTCTGCTGAAGAACAGAAAACCGTATGGCTGATCTTAGGGGCCATATACCACCTCGGTGCTGCTGGGGCCACCAAAG CGGGCCGAAAGCAGTTTGCCAGGCACGAGTGGGCACAAAAAGCAGCGTATCTCCTGGGCTGCACACTAGAAGAGCTGTCATCTGGCATCTTTAAAACGCAAGGCAAGAGCACACTTCCACGCTCCTCAAGTGTCCGGCAGAGTACGGATGATACGGATAGCTCAG tgtctAAAGCAACAGCAGCTGAGTGTTTGGAGTTCATGGCGTCTGGTTTATACTCTGAGCTTTTCACACTCATTATCTCTCTCATTAACAG AGCGCTGAAGTCCAGTCAGCATTCTCTCTGTTCTCTGCTGATTGTGGACACACCAGGGTTCCAGAACCCTCGGCAGGTGAAGAACCAGCGCGGGGCCACGTTTGAGGAGCTCTGCCATAATTACGCTCAGGAACGTCTGCAGACCCTGTTCCAGGAGCGAACATTCGTACAGGAACTGGAGCGTTATAAAGAG GAGAACATTGAGATCACATTGGATGATTTGGAGCCGAGCCCTTCTCGCTCAGTAGCTGTGGTTGATCAGTCCTCCAGTCAGACCCTG GTACGTACTCTGTCCCGGACAGATGAGGCCAGAGGTCTGTTCTGGCTGATGGAGGAAGAGGTTGTGCAGCCGGGAGGGTCCGAGGAAACACTCCTGCAGCGACTCTTCAGTTACTATGGCCCTGCAGAGGGAGAGAGCACAG GTCACACAGTGGTGCTAAAAAGTGAAAACACACATCACTTCCTGCTGGGCCACAGTCACGGGACAGATTGGGTGGAATATGACACACTTGGATGGCTGAACCTAGCCAGGCTAAATCCCACCCCCCAGAACGCAGCCAATCTTCTGCAGAACTCCCAGAA GAAGAGCATCAGCGGGATGTTTGTGGGCCGCTCCAGCAGTGTTGCGGTTTTGAGCGGCTCCATCGCCGGACTGGAGGGCGTCTCTCAGCTCGCCATGCGTCGGGCCACCAGCATGAGGAAGACCTTCACCACAGGCATGGCAGCCGTCAAAAAGAAGTCTCTCTGTCTTCAGATTAAACTACAAGTG GATGCACTGTTGGACACTGTGCGCAGATCCAGGGTTCACTTTGTCCATTGTCTATTACCCCGAGCTGAGGTTATGAGGGCAACAGGGTCCCCAGAGGAGAGCTGTGACCCTGGACTCATGCAGATAGATGTGGCTTTGCTCAGGGCCCAGATCCGTGGCTTCAAGTTGCTGGACAGCTTGAGGATTTACAGACAAG GTTACCCTGATCACATGGTCTTCTCTGAGTTCAGAAGACGCTTTGACGTTTTGGCCCCTCATCTGACCAAGAAACTGGGCCGAAACTACATCGTGAAGGATGAGAAACGA GCAGTAGAGGAGCTTTTGGAGTCTTTGGAACTGGAGAAGAGCAGCTATCACATGGGCCTCAGCAGg gTGTTCTTCAGGGCTGGAACGGTGGCTAAACTAGAGGGACAGAGGGATGAACACACCAGACAGAACATCACGCTGTTCCAGGCCGCCTGCAGGGGCTTTTTGTCTCGACAGGCCTTCAAAAAGAGAAAG atcCAGGATTTGGCCATCCGTTGTGTCCAGAAGAACATTAAGAAGAATCGGGGTGTGAAGGACTGGCCCTGGTGGAAGCTCTTCACCACAGTACGACCTCTAGTAGAGGTTCAGCTCACTGAAGAACAGATTCGTGGAAAAGAC GAGGAGATCATGCATCTGAAGTTGAAGCTGGAGAAGGTGGAGAAGGAAAGAAATGAGCTACGGCTGACCTCGGATCGTCTGGAGAGCAGA ATCACAGAGCTTACGGCAGAGCTTTCAGATGAGAGAAACACTGCGGAGTCGACGTCCCAGCTGCTGGAGACAGAAACAAGCGAGAGATTGCGTTTGGAGAAGGACATGAAGGACATGCAG gTGAAGTTTGATGATGTGAAGAAACAGATGGAGTCCATGGAGATGGAGATCATGGAGGCCAGACTCCTCCAAGCATCAGAATTCAATGGCGAGATGGACAATGATGGCGATGATtctg GAGGTGAATGGAGACTGAAATATGAACGCGCCATCAGAGACACagaattcacaaagaaaaaaCTTCAGCAGGAGATGGATGACAAGGTGgagacagaacaacagaacaaGAGACACTTGGAGAGAAAA TTAACGGACTTGCAGGCTGACCACGAGGAGTCCCAGCGATCAGTCCAGCAGCTGAAGAAGAAATGTCAGCGGCTGGCAGCTGAGCTCCAAGACACCAAACTGCACTTGGAAAATCAAGAGGGACGCAACCATGAGCTGGAGAGAAAGCAGAGGAA GTTTGATGTGGAGAAGAACCAGTTTCACGAGGAATTACAGAAGGAGAGGAACCAGCGGGAGAAACTgggcagagagagagatatgCTAACTGGCGAGTTGTTTACAATTAGACAACAGCTACAG GAGAAGGACACAGAGCTGTGTACAGTCAGTCTGAAGGTAGAGCAGCTGGAATCCGAGCTGCAGGATCTCTCTTCTCAGGAGTCAAAAGAAGAGGCATCACTCGCAAAGGTTAAGAAGCAACTGCGGGATCTGGAAGCAAAGGTCAAAGATCAAGAGGAGGAGCTTGATGAACAGGCTGGAACCATTCAGATGCTGGAACAG GCTAAACTCCGTTTGGAAATGGAGATGGAACGATTGAAACAAACGCACTCTAAAGAGCTGGACAGTAAAGATGAGGATGTGGAGGACATCAGACTGTCCTGCAGTAAGAAG CTGAAGCAAATGGAAGTGCAGTTAGAAGAGGAATATGAAGATAAACAGAGAGTTCTGAGAGAAAAGAGAGACCTGGAGTCCAAACTGATGATGGCACAGGAACAG AAGGTTGGTCAAAGGGATGTAGAGACAGAGAAACGTctcaggaaggatctgaagcgcACAAAAGTTCTTCTGGCTGATGCACAGATGATGCTGGACCACCTAAAGAGTAATACGCCCAGCAAAAGAGAGATCATCGCACTCAAAAATAAG TTGGAGGAGTCAGAGTTTGCCTGCGCAGCCGCAGTTAAAGCACGGAAGTCTATGGAGCTGGAAATTGAAGATCTTCATATACAGATGGACGATATCACCAAAGCAAAGATGGCT CTGGAGGAGCAGATAAGTCGTCTGCAGAGAGAGAAGAACGACCTGCAGTCTCGCTTTGAGGAGGATCAGGAGGACATGAATGAACTCATGAAGAAACACAAAGCTGCTGTGGCTCAG TCTACAAGAGATCTGGCACAGATCAGTGACCTACAGGCCCAGGTGGAGGAGGCCATGAAAGAAAAACAAGAGATCCAGGACaag CTTCACTCCCTGCAGTCACAGCTTGAATTTCAGGAACAGTCTATGGTGGAGAAATCGCTGGTCAGCCGCCAGGAAGCCAAAATCCGTGAACTAGAGACCAAACTAGAATATGAGCGGACCCAGACCAAACGTCTGGAG TCTCTTGTCACAAGGCTGAAGGAAAACCTGGAGAAGATGACTGAGGAACGAGACCAGCGTATTGGCAGCGAAAACCGGGAGAAGGACCAGAACAAGCGCATGCAACGGCAGATCCGAGACATTAAGGAAGAGATGACTGAACTGTCTAAGAAAGAAGCAGAAGCCAGTCGCAAAAAACATGAGCTG GAAATGGATATTGAAAGTCTGgaagcagccaatcagagctTACAAGCAGATTTGAAGTTGGCCTTTAAGCGGATTGGGGACCTGCAGGCTGCTATGGAAGATGAAATGGAGacggatgatgatgatgacctcATCAACAG tTTACAGGACACGGTGACAAAGTATcagaaaagaaagaacaaaac TGGAGATGAATCGGATATGGACTCTGAGGTGGAGGACCGCGTAGATGGGGTGAAGTCATTGCTCTCCAAGAGCAAAGGATCTGCCAAGACACTCTCTGATGAGGGTCCCCAGAAGACCACCAG ATACACCAATGCTGCTAATGCAGATGTGAAAGATATAAAAGAAGGGAAAGAGGGAAAAGAGGGGAAGGAGGAAGTAAAAAAAGATTCAGATGAGAGCCGTTCATTGTCTGTGATGAGCTCGCTCAGCTACAGGAAACGTTCCCACCAGAAGGACTGGAACGGAGGTGCAGGGGATGATAGCTCCCTCTTCAGTGCCCTTCGGGAGCAGCCGGACATGCCTGACAGATTGTCGTTgcgcaaagctaaaagcaaatcCACAGAGAGGCCTCAGACTGGTGATGACCTGGATGACCGAGGTTCAGTGATATCCCAGGCGTACTCTGAGGCTGCCAGTAGGGCCAGGAAAGGTCTAGATCGTCGCTGGACCAAAAGCAGTCCAGAATTTGACAAAGAGTCTATGGTGTCCTCACTTGCCCCGAGCCGTGCTTCCACACGGCGTGGGATAGACCAAGATGATGATGCTCAGTCTGGTGTGAGCAGCTTCAGCTTGCGACGTAGTACTTCTTGGATGGATGACAGTCGCAGTGATTACGGGCCGACAAGTACCAGTATGAGTCGACGATCTAGAAGCCGAAGTCCTGGAAGCACCAGCATTGGCTCACGAATTTCCCTGGCCCGCAGCACCCGACTTAGCGAGTTTGGAGTTCGTTTGAATAATGAtggtgttgatgatgatgatgatgttgactCTGTGAGTGTGGCCGCAtacagtccacactcagtgggcCGTAGTCTGTCCACTCCCGCCCAGCTACGCTCTTCTGAGAACCCACTGGACACCTCTGACGTTAAACCTGTGAGCCACCGCAACTACCTTGACCCAGAGCTCGAAAAAGCCATTAATGAAGTCCTGAGCTTCAAGCCAATTAAATTTAAACGCCGCAGCTTAGAAGACTCAGGTGAAGAAGAGGAGGGAGGTGGTGATCCAGGAGAGGAAGAAGATAGGAAGAGCATCAAGAGTTTGTTGCAAGACAAGGACGATGAAGGTCTGGGCCTTAGCGGGTCCAGTATGAGACGCTCCACTTCAGGTTTTGCTGTAGATTCTGGACGTTCTGGAAGCTCAATGAGTTCCTTCAGCTCCAAGAGCAGCAAAaagaagaacaagaagaagaGCAGGCGCTCTGAGTCTGACAGCTCCTCCAACGAGGGTCATACTCGGCGGCATTCCAGACAGAAAGAAAAGAGAAGATCCAAAAGCTCAAGAAAGAAAGAATCTGGATCGTCCAAGTCTGAATCTGACTCTGAATCATCATCTTCAAGCTCTGCATCAACAGTTTCTTACCGCAGCTCAAACAGCGTGAAGAGAAACCCAGGACAGAAAGACTCCGATGGGGGTCCGGAAAGTCCTGATGAAGAACGACCCCCaagcaaaaaagaaataaagaaacagAAGAAGAAAGTGGATAGTCTGGTTATGAAGTATCTCTATAAGCCTGACAGTGATTAA